The Streptomyces avermitilis MA-4680 = NBRC 14893 genome contains a region encoding:
- a CDS encoding SDR family NAD(P)-dependent oxidoreductase, whose amino-acid sequence MTAPAAPSAASRIAVVTGASSGIGAATARQLAEAGYRVVLTARRTDRIEALAKELGAAGHEATAYALDVTDRAAVDEFATAFKTIGVLVNNAGGALGADPVASGDPAEWRQMYETNVIGTLNVTQALLPALTASGDGTVVVLTSTAGHGTYEGGAGYVAAKHAEHVLAETLRLEIVGTPVRVIEVAPGMVKTDEFALTRFGGDQEKAAKVYAGVAAPLTADDVADTITWAITRPSHVNIDLLVVRPRAQASNTKVHRES is encoded by the coding sequence ATGACCGCCCCCGCCGCCCCGTCCGCCGCCTCCCGTATCGCCGTCGTCACCGGCGCCAGCAGCGGAATCGGTGCCGCGACGGCCCGGCAGCTCGCCGAGGCGGGCTATCGCGTCGTCCTCACCGCCCGCCGCACGGACCGTATCGAGGCGCTCGCCAAGGAGCTGGGCGCGGCGGGCCACGAGGCGACGGCGTACGCGCTGGACGTCACCGACCGCGCGGCGGTCGACGAGTTCGCCACGGCCTTCAAGACCATCGGCGTCCTGGTGAACAACGCGGGCGGCGCACTGGGCGCCGACCCGGTCGCGAGCGGCGACCCGGCGGAGTGGCGCCAGATGTACGAGACGAACGTCATCGGCACGCTGAACGTCACCCAGGCCCTGCTCCCCGCGCTCACCGCGAGCGGCGACGGCACGGTGGTCGTGCTCACGTCCACCGCGGGGCACGGCACGTACGAGGGCGGCGCGGGCTATGTCGCCGCCAAGCACGCCGAGCACGTCCTCGCCGAGACCCTCCGCCTGGAGATCGTCGGCACGCCCGTCCGCGTCATCGAGGTCGCGCCCGGCATGGTCAAGACGGACGAGTTCGCGCTGACCCGCTTCGGCGGCGACCAGGAGAAGGCGGCCAAGGTCTACGCGGGCGTGGCCGCACCGCTCACCGCCGACGATGTCGCCGACACCATCACCTGGGCGATCACCCGCCCCAGCCACGTCAACATCGACCTCCTCGTCGTCCGCCCCCGCGCACAGGCCTCGAACACGAAGGTCCACCGGGAGTCGTGA
- a CDS encoding YnfA family protein encodes MLVLRSAALFVAAALFEIGGAWLVWQGVREHRGWLWIGAGVMALGVYGFVATLQPDAEFGRILAAYGGVFVAGSLAWGMVADGYRPDRWDVTGALICLAGMTVIMYAPRGGN; translated from the coding sequence ATGCTCGTCCTCCGCTCCGCCGCCCTCTTCGTCGCCGCCGCCCTCTTCGAGATCGGCGGCGCCTGGCTCGTCTGGCAGGGCGTGCGCGAACACCGCGGCTGGCTGTGGATCGGCGCGGGCGTCATGGCGCTGGGCGTGTACGGCTTTGTCGCCACCCTCCAGCCGGACGCCGAGTTCGGCCGCATCCTCGCCGCGTACGGAGGCGTCTTCGTGGCCGGCTCGCTCGCCTGGGGCATGGTCGCGGACGGCTACCGGCCCGACCGCTGGGACGTCACCGGCGCGCTCATCTGCCTCGCCGGAATGACAGTGATCATGTACGCGCCGCGGGGCGGCAACTGA
- a CDS encoding MarR family winged helix-turn-helix transcriptional regulator, translating into MSGKADGGGSARERLLDELSDVSRRYMASYALFNQAIADHLKLHPTDLQCLNLLGLEAGPVTTGRIAELTGLTTGSATRLVDRLEKAGYVVRERDAADRRRVLVATVPERMAEFGRLWDRLGPRWYMLFEELDASELALIIGHMRRTVDFTAGQVARLREGDI; encoded by the coding sequence ATGTCCGGGAAGGCCGACGGCGGCGGAAGCGCGCGGGAGCGGCTGCTCGACGAGCTGTCCGACGTGTCCCGGCGGTACATGGCCTCGTACGCCCTGTTCAACCAGGCCATCGCCGACCACCTGAAGCTGCATCCGACCGATCTCCAGTGCCTGAACCTGCTCGGCCTGGAGGCCGGGCCCGTGACGACCGGGCGGATCGCCGAGCTGACGGGGCTGACGACCGGTTCGGCGACGCGGCTCGTGGACCGGCTGGAGAAGGCGGGCTACGTCGTACGGGAGCGGGACGCGGCCGACCGGCGGCGGGTGCTGGTGGCGACCGTGCCGGAGCGGATGGCCGAGTTCGGGCGGCTGTGGGACCGGCTGGGCCCCCGGTGGTACATGCTCTTCGAGGAGCTGGACGCGAGTGAACTCGCCCTGATCATCGGCCATATGCGGCGCACGGTCGACTTCACCGCCGGACAGGTCGCCCGGCTGCGCGAGGGCGACATCTGA
- a CDS encoding winged helix-turn-helix transcriptional regulator, giving the protein MATMTAAQRRDQARREYDAFIRSCPTNQLLDRISDKWVSLVVSALAAGSMRYSDLGRKIAGVSPKMLTQTLRALERDGIVARTVTPSVPVRVDYELTPLGTSLSCLLSAVKDWAELHIEQVNEAREQYDAEEH; this is encoded by the coding sequence ATGGCGACCATGACCGCCGCCCAGCGGCGCGATCAGGCGCGACGCGAGTACGACGCGTTCATCCGCAGCTGCCCCACCAACCAGCTTCTCGACCGCATCAGTGACAAGTGGGTCAGCCTCGTCGTCAGCGCGCTCGCCGCCGGATCCATGCGCTACAGCGACCTCGGCCGCAAGATCGCGGGCGTCAGCCCCAAGATGCTGACGCAGACGCTGCGCGCACTGGAGCGCGACGGGATCGTCGCCCGGACCGTGACCCCTTCCGTACCGGTCCGCGTCGACTACGAGCTGACACCCCTCGGCACCAGCCTCAGCTGCCTGCTCAGCGCGGTGAAGGACTGGGCGGAGCTGCACATCGAGCAGGTCAACGAGGCGCGGGAACAGTACGACGCGGAGGAGCACTAG
- a CDS encoding NADP-dependent oxidoreductase, giving the protein MRAVVVTSFGGPEAVEIVETGVPEPAARQVRIKVAAAALNPVDAGVRSGVFGGAGKRLGLGWDVAGTIDAVGVATGWTVGEEVVALAYGAAKSLGTHADYVVVDADAVAKAPVSVDAVHAATVPLNALTAAQALDLLALEPGQRLLVTGAAGAVGGYAAHRGIAVTALAREADAELVRSLGAAESVTGPVAPGSVDAVLDAAILGAAALEWVRDGGAFAGVIPQAQPASERGVRTGAVEVSPDGARLAELVALVDEGVLTPRVAETYALAEVAKAHARLAEGGLRGRVVLIP; this is encoded by the coding sequence ATGCGTGCTGTAGTCGTGACGTCCTTCGGTGGGCCCGAGGCCGTCGAGATCGTGGAGACCGGGGTGCCGGAGCCGGCTGCCCGGCAGGTGCGGATCAAGGTCGCGGCCGCCGCGCTCAACCCCGTTGACGCGGGCGTGCGTTCGGGTGTCTTCGGTGGCGCGGGCAAGCGGCTGGGGCTCGGCTGGGATGTGGCCGGGACCATCGACGCGGTGGGCGTGGCCACGGGCTGGACCGTCGGCGAGGAGGTGGTGGCTCTGGCGTACGGCGCCGCCAAGTCCCTCGGTACGCACGCCGATTACGTGGTCGTGGATGCGGACGCGGTCGCGAAGGCGCCGGTCTCGGTGGACGCGGTGCACGCCGCCACCGTGCCGCTCAACGCCCTCACCGCCGCGCAGGCCCTGGACCTGCTGGCCCTGGAGCCGGGGCAGCGTCTGCTGGTGACGGGTGCGGCGGGCGCCGTCGGCGGTTACGCCGCCCACCGCGGCATCGCGGTGACCGCGCTGGCCCGCGAGGCCGACGCGGAGCTCGTACGTTCCCTGGGGGCGGCCGAGTCGGTGACCGGGCCCGTGGCGCCGGGGAGTGTGGACGCGGTGCTGGACGCGGCGATCCTGGGCGCGGCGGCGCTGGAGTGGGTGCGGGACGGCGGCGCGTTCGCCGGTGTCATCCCGCAGGCGCAGCCGGCGTCGGAGCGCGGGGTGCGGACGGGCGCGGTCGAGGTGAGCCCCGACGGGGCGCGGCTCGCGGAGCTGGTGGCTCTGGTCGACGAGGGCGTGCTGACCCCGCGGGTGGCCGAGACGTACGCGCTGGCCGAGGTGGCCAAGGCGCACGCCCGGCTGGCGGAGGGGGGCCTGCGGGGGCGGGTCGTGCTGATCCCCTGA
- a CDS encoding MFS transporter, with protein MTQILHDAKEKQLPARTRWAVLGVVLAADVLDLLDSTITNIAAPTIAADLGGGTALVQWLGASYALALGVLLVLGGRLGDRHGRRRLFLAGLSGFTAASLVCGLAWNPQALVVARLFQGAFGALVIPQGFGILGATWPRDQIRKAYSCFGPVMGLSAVGGPVLAGFLVDADLAGLGWRPMFLINLVLGGAALLAAARLLPRDTGDRAVTVDGPGSALLGGAMLGLLGGLIQGSAHGWTATPALLTAAGLVLFALFCHRQRTAENPLIRPSLLRNRGFTSGLALGTVFFAAVAGLLYVISLFLQQGLGRSPSGAALGLMPLSAGIVIASIACYRLIGRLGRRLVLGGLLITLAGTAYLLTLVALSGTDTGAWTLVPPLLVIGLGMGTCFGSMYDVTLGDITDEEAGSAGGSLGAAQQLAGAVGAAAVTTVYFHTAGGATHAMTVSLTVVAAVTLLCCSLVRLLPRKAREEHH; from the coding sequence GTGACGCAGATACTGCATGACGCAAAAGAAAAACAGCTGCCCGCCCGCACCCGCTGGGCGGTCCTCGGGGTCGTTCTCGCCGCCGACGTCCTCGACCTCCTCGACAGCACCATCACGAACATCGCCGCCCCGACGATCGCCGCCGACCTCGGCGGCGGCACCGCCCTCGTCCAGTGGCTCGGCGCCTCCTACGCGCTCGCGCTCGGCGTGCTGCTCGTCCTCGGCGGACGGCTCGGCGACCGCCACGGCCGCCGCCGGCTGTTCCTCGCCGGGCTCAGCGGGTTCACCGCCGCCTCGCTCGTCTGCGGGCTCGCCTGGAACCCGCAGGCGCTCGTGGTCGCCCGCCTGTTCCAGGGCGCGTTCGGCGCGCTCGTCATCCCGCAGGGCTTCGGCATCCTCGGCGCCACCTGGCCACGCGACCAGATACGCAAGGCCTACAGCTGCTTCGGACCGGTGATGGGCCTGTCCGCCGTCGGCGGCCCGGTCCTCGCCGGGTTCCTCGTCGACGCCGACCTCGCCGGACTCGGCTGGCGCCCGATGTTCCTCATCAACCTGGTGCTCGGCGGAGCCGCGCTCCTCGCCGCCGCCCGGCTGCTCCCCCGTGACACCGGTGACCGCGCGGTCACCGTCGACGGGCCCGGATCGGCCCTCCTCGGCGGCGCCATGCTCGGCCTGCTCGGCGGGCTGATCCAGGGCTCGGCACACGGCTGGACCGCCACGCCCGCCCTCCTCACCGCCGCCGGCCTCGTCCTGTTCGCCCTCTTCTGCCACCGTCAGCGCACCGCCGAGAACCCCCTCATCCGGCCCTCCCTCCTCCGCAACCGCGGCTTCACCTCCGGACTCGCTCTCGGCACCGTCTTCTTCGCCGCCGTCGCCGGACTCCTCTACGTCATCTCGCTCTTCCTGCAACAGGGCCTCGGCCGCTCGCCCTCCGGGGCCGCGCTCGGCCTGATGCCGCTGTCCGCCGGCATCGTCATCGCGTCCATCGCCTGCTACCGGCTGATCGGCCGGCTCGGCCGCCGACTGGTCCTCGGCGGGCTGCTCATCACCCTCGCCGGAACGGCGTACCTGCTGACCCTCGTCGCCCTCTCCGGCACGGACACGGGCGCCTGGACCCTCGTACCGCCCCTGCTCGTCATCGGCCTCGGGATGGGCACCTGCTTCGGGAGCATGTACGACGTCACCCTCGGCGACATCACGGACGAGGAGGCGGGCAGCGCCGGCGGTTCGCTCGGCGCGGCCCAGCAGCTCGCGGGCGCCGTCGGAGCGGCCGCCGTCACCACCGTCTACTTCCACACGGCCGGCGGCGCGACCCACGCCATGACCGTGAGCCTCACCGTGGTCGCCGCCGTGACCCTGCTGTGCTGCTCCCTCGTACGACTGCTGCCGCGCAAGGCGCGCGAAGAGCACCATTAG
- a CDS encoding GNAT family N-acetyltransferase: MKIIDLEPGDARLDAEILPVLRELRPHLTPELFAEVYAEGYAQGLRFTAAYADDGTCAGVAGWRVIVNTSALRKLYVDDLVTAESARSGGVGHALLAHLESRARVLGCHVLNLDSGTKRTAAHRFYLRERMDITGFHFVKRLD, from the coding sequence ATGAAGATCATCGACCTGGAGCCCGGCGACGCGCGGCTCGACGCCGAGATACTGCCCGTCCTGCGCGAACTGCGTCCGCACCTGACCCCGGAGCTCTTCGCGGAGGTGTACGCCGAGGGGTACGCGCAGGGCCTGCGCTTCACCGCCGCCTACGCCGACGACGGGACCTGTGCCGGTGTCGCCGGCTGGCGCGTGATCGTCAATACGAGCGCCCTGCGCAAGCTGTACGTCGACGACCTGGTGACCGCGGAGAGCGCCCGTTCCGGCGGGGTCGGCCATGCTCTCCTCGCGCACCTGGAGAGCCGCGCCCGCGTCCTCGGCTGCCATGTGCTGAACCTGGACTCCGGCACGAAGCGCACCGCCGCCCACCGCTTCTATCTGCGCGAACGCATGGACATCACCGGGTTCCACTTCGTGAAGCGGCTCGACTAG
- a CDS encoding helix-turn-helix domain-containing protein: MAAPRRDTQGIVDAAELFARVDFRRREPAEPLRPYLEHYWLIDWDLTQPYASHVVPHPSVNVVFQKYAGQEGFGEVAGIGLELFTQKLQGRGRVCGIKFRPGGFRPFAPDHAATEWTGRRVPLPEVSPGADLPAVLTPDDEDARVAALDAFLLSIGPRPDPQADLAMALVDRIRTDRTIRRVGDFARAEGVSVRVMQRLFAAYVGVGPKWIILRYRIHQALEHAENSREVDWAGLAADLGYADQAHLVRDFTATVGVPPTAYAAGPHTG; encoded by the coding sequence ATGGCCGCTCCACGCCGGGACACCCAAGGCATCGTCGACGCCGCGGAGCTCTTCGCGCGCGTCGACTTCCGGCGCCGCGAGCCCGCCGAGCCGCTGCGCCCGTATCTGGAGCACTACTGGCTGATCGACTGGGACCTGACGCAGCCGTACGCCTCCCATGTCGTCCCGCACCCGTCCGTCAATGTCGTCTTCCAGAAGTACGCGGGCCAGGAGGGCTTCGGCGAGGTCGCGGGCATCGGGCTGGAGCTGTTCACACAGAAGCTCCAGGGGCGGGGCCGGGTGTGCGGGATCAAGTTCCGGCCCGGCGGCTTCCGCCCCTTCGCGCCGGACCACGCGGCGACGGAGTGGACCGGTCGCCGGGTCCCCCTGCCGGAGGTGTCCCCGGGGGCCGACCTCCCGGCCGTCCTCACCCCGGACGACGAGGACGCGCGCGTGGCCGCCCTGGACGCCTTCCTGCTGAGCATCGGCCCGCGGCCCGACCCCCAGGCCGACCTCGCGATGGCCCTCGTCGACCGCATCCGCACCGACCGTACGATCCGTCGCGTCGGCGACTTCGCCCGCGCGGAGGGCGTGTCCGTACGCGTGATGCAGCGCCTGTTCGCCGCGTACGTCGGCGTCGGCCCGAAGTGGATCATCCTCCGCTACCGCATCCACCAGGCCCTGGAGCACGCGGAGAACTCCCGCGAGGTGGACTGGGCGGGCCTCGCCGCCGACCTCGGCTACGCGGACCAGGCCCATCTGGTGCGCGACTTCACCGCGACGGTGGGGGTGCCACCGACGGCGTACGCGGCGGGCCCGCACACCGGCTGA
- a CDS encoding LLM class flavin-dependent oxidoreductase encodes MQFGIFSVGDVTPDPTTGRTPTERDRIKAMVAIALKAEEVGLDVFATGEHHNPPFVPSSPTTMLGYIAARTEKLILSTSTTLITTNDPVKIAEDYAMLQQLADGRVDLMMGRGNTGPVYPWFGKDIRQGINLAIENYALLHRLWREDVVTWEGQFRTPLQSFTSTPRPLDGVPPFVWHGSIRSPEIAEQAAYYGDGFFHNNIFWPADHTKQMVELYRERYAHYGHGTPEQAIVGLGGQVFMRHNSQDAVREFRPYFDNAPVYGHGPSLEDFTDQTPLTVGSPQQVIEKTLAFREYAGDYQRQLFLLDHAGLPLKTVLEQLDILGEEVVPVLREEFAKGRPAQVPDAPTHASRVTAAAAAKEVTV; translated from the coding sequence ATGCAGTTCGGGATCTTCAGCGTCGGCGATGTCACACCGGACCCGACCACGGGTCGGACGCCGACCGAGCGCGACCGCATCAAGGCCATGGTCGCGATCGCGCTGAAGGCGGAGGAGGTCGGCCTGGACGTCTTCGCGACCGGCGAGCACCACAACCCGCCGTTCGTGCCGTCGTCCCCGACCACGATGCTCGGCTACATAGCCGCGCGCACGGAGAAGCTGATCCTCTCCACCTCCACCACCCTCATCACCACCAACGACCCGGTGAAGATCGCCGAGGACTACGCGATGCTCCAGCAGCTCGCGGACGGCCGGGTGGACCTGATGATGGGCCGCGGCAACACCGGGCCGGTCTACCCGTGGTTCGGGAAGGACATCCGCCAGGGCATCAACCTCGCCATCGAGAACTACGCGCTGCTGCACCGCCTGTGGCGCGAGGACGTGGTGACGTGGGAGGGCCAGTTCCGTACGCCGTTGCAGTCGTTCACCTCGACGCCCCGGCCGCTGGACGGCGTACCGCCCTTCGTCTGGCACGGCTCGATCCGCTCTCCCGAGATCGCGGAGCAGGCCGCGTACTACGGTGACGGCTTCTTCCACAACAACATCTTCTGGCCGGCCGACCACACGAAGCAGATGGTCGAGCTGTACCGGGAGCGGTACGCGCACTACGGCCACGGCACGCCCGAGCAGGCGATCGTCGGGCTCGGCGGGCAGGTGTTCATGCGGCACAACTCGCAGGACGCGGTCCGCGAGTTCCGGCCGTACTTCGACAACGCGCCGGTGTACGGGCACGGGCCGTCGCTGGAGGACTTCACGGACCAGACGCCGCTGACGGTCGGCTCGCCGCAGCAGGTGATCGAGAAGACGCTGGCCTTCCGGGAGTACGCGGGCGACTACCAGCGCCAGCTCTTCCTGCTGGACCACGCGGGTCTGCCGCTGAAGACGGTCCTGGAGCAGCTCGACATCCTCGGCGAGGAGGTCGTACCGGTGCTGCGCGAGGAGTTCGCGAAGGGACGGCCGGCCCAGGTGCCGGACGCGCCGACGCACGCGTCGCGCGTGACGGCGGCCGCGGCCGCCAAGGAGGTGACGGTGTGA
- a CDS encoding FMN reductase, translated as MKLVVVSAGLSVPSSTRLLADRLAKATAARVPAEVEVVELRDLAVEIAHNFTNGFPGRALAAAIGAVTEADGLIVVTPVFSASYSGLFKSFFDVLEQGVLAGKPVLIAATGGSARHSLVLEHALRPLFAHLRAVVVPTGVYAASEDWGAEGLAERIERAAGELAGLMTGLMSGVSAVGPARDAQPRAGAEVSADGPAAAPAEGSVPRPRETVAQSATAGRGSRTDGFQVVPFEQQLAALRTR; from the coding sequence ATGAAGCTGGTCGTGGTCTCCGCGGGGCTGAGTGTGCCCTCGTCCACGCGGCTGCTGGCCGACCGGCTGGCGAAGGCGACCGCCGCGAGGGTCCCGGCGGAGGTGGAGGTCGTCGAACTGCGCGACCTCGCCGTCGAGATCGCGCACAACTTCACCAACGGGTTCCCCGGACGCGCGCTGGCCGCCGCGATCGGGGCGGTGACGGAGGCGGACGGCCTGATCGTCGTCACGCCGGTCTTCTCCGCCTCGTACAGCGGCTTGTTCAAGTCGTTCTTCGACGTGCTCGAACAGGGCGTGCTCGCCGGAAAGCCGGTGCTGATCGCGGCGACCGGCGGTTCCGCCCGGCACTCGCTGGTCCTGGAGCACGCGCTGCGCCCGTTGTTCGCCCACCTGCGGGCCGTGGTCGTACCGACGGGCGTCTACGCGGCCTCGGAGGACTGGGGAGCGGAGGGGCTGGCCGAGCGGATCGAGCGGGCGGCCGGGGAACTGGCGGGGCTCATGACGGGGCTCATGTCAGGGGTTTCGGCGGTGGGGCCGGCGCGTGACGCGCAGCCGCGGGCCGGGGCGGAGGTCTCGGCCGACGGCCCGGCGGCGGCCCCGGCGGAGGGGTCCGTACCCCGGCCCCGGGAGACCGTCGCGCAGTCCGCGACCGCCGGCCGCGGGTCTCGCACGGACGGTTTCCAGGTGGTGCCCTTCGAGCAGCAGCTCGCCGCCCTGCGCACGCGGTAG